The Desulfovibrio porci DNA segment TCCCACGCGTTCGCCTTGCGCCACGCTGTTCTCGAGATTGAATTCGCCGCCGGACAAGAGTACGTCGCCCTTGGCGGCAATGGTGGAGGACTTGGCCCCAGCCGTTTTGGCCGCGATGCTGATGGACCCGCCGGACAGCAGTTGTGCCTGTTCCGCCTTCAACGTATTGACGGCAATACTTGTCTTGCCGTCTTTCGTCAGGCCGCCGGAACTGTCCATGCCGGACGCCATCCGCGCGTCCACATCTAGAAGCAGGGTAGCGGCCCGCACCGACAGATTACCACCGGCATAAAGCCCGGAGGCCTTTTCCGGCGCCGGTGCGGAAGCCGCACCGGCGGCCACATTTTCAGCCTGTTTTTTAGCCTTGCGCGCCTCGTACTGCGGTTCGAAGACGCCTTTTTCCAGGCGCACATTTTCCGCCGCCACCGTCAGGTCGCGGGCCGCCGTGACGGCGGCTCCGGTCAGCTCAATATCCCCCTTGCTCACCAGTATGGCGTCGCCGCCCGAGGCGGCCTCACGCAGACGCAGTTTGCCGTCGGCGGTGATGACCATCTGATCCGCGCTCTGCACTGCGCCTTCCAGGTTCACGCCTACGCCCTTTTCCGTGGCGATGAGGGTGATGCGGTTGGCATACATGCCGCCCAGGGCCGAGGAATCAATGCCCACTTCGGGCTTGTCGTCGGAAGCGGGCGGGACAGCGGGTGTGGAGGGATCGGCCGGGACCGCGTCCGCCAACGGGGTCACCGTACCGTCGGCGGCCACGTGATTTTTGCCCGTCACCACGGCCAGACTGTTGGCCCGCACCTGGGCCTCCACGCCGGCCGTGCGCGCCAGCAGGGTGAAGGCGTCCGTATTGTCGGCGTTGACGCCCGCGCCTTCAATGCGGATGTCGCCCTGGCGCACCTCGTAGCCGCACAGCGCGCCGTTGCCGTCCACCTTCGGTTTGCCCGTGGTGATGGTGGCGCGCGGCACGTTGATGAAGCCGCCGCCGTTGACCGTCACGCCATTGGGGTTGGCCAGAATCACGTCCGCCGCGCGGCCGTTGACTTCAATATAGCCTTCGATGCGCGAGCGGTTGGCGCTGGTCACTTCGTTGAGAACGGCGCGCGCCTCGGCCCCATGGTTGCCGTTGAAATTGGGGTTGCCCGCCAGAATGCCGCCCAGCTGCGAATTGGCTGCACTGCTGCTGTTGTTCAGGATCAAGCCCTGCTGGTGGACGTTGAAATCGTGGTACTGGTTATGCGACAGGCCGGAACCGTTGGCGGCCGTAATGTTGACCACCGGCACGCCGTTGGGGGCGGCTTCCATGGACGGGCGCTTGTCGGCCGCGGCGTTGGGGTCGGGCGTCACGCCAGCCGCCTGAACGGCCGCGCCCAGCACCGGCGAAAGAATCAACTGCGCCGTGAGCACGGCGCACAACAAACCATTGCGCGCTTCCCTCATCCTCTCCATGACTTCCTCCCGCAAACCCGCACCCCACGCTCCTTGCCCGGAGCGTATGTTCCGCGTGCCGGAAATGGAGGCGGCACGGCAAAACGGTATGCGTTAAAATGTATAGCGCAACGTCAGATACCAGACGTCGTCCTTCTCCTTCACGTAATCCGGCGCGCCCAGCGGATGGGACCAGGCCACCTGCATTGAAAAATCACCGCTGGTGCGCAGGCCCAGAGCCATGCCGCTCAGCTCGCCCCACTCGTAGGGGTCTTTGCCGTCCCTGACGATGCCGCCGTAATCATAGGCCGCGAAAAGCCGCACCTGGCCGAAGGGCGCTTTTTTGACCGGGCCCAGCCATTTCTCCGGCACGGTCCAGGCCAGTTCGTTGCGCACGTAGCCGCCGCAATCCCCGCCCACGGGCGTTTCCTTGAAGCCTCGCACCGTATAGGAGGAACCCAGGTAGAGCCGCTCCGAGCCATACATGGTCTGCTCACTAGTCTGGCCGTAGGCCGAGAGCGACCAGGCCCACTGCTGTTCGCCCACATTGAAAGGCCGGTACCAGCCCAGCGTGCCCGTGGTTTTGCTGAAGCGGGTGTGCGGCGTGGTGGAGGTGATGGGGCCGGGCACGCTCCAGGACATGTCGGGCAAACCCCAGATCTGCTCGGCCTGCAAGGTCAGCACGCCGCCCAGCATGCGGCGCACATAGCTTGCGGCCAGACCGCTGGTGGTCATGCGGTAGCTGCTGGCGATCAGGCGCACGTCCTCAAACCGGTTGACCACATCCCGGTACTGGATGAAGCCGCCCAGCGAGAGCTTGCCCGCCGCGTCGCGCCAGATTACCCGGTCCAGGGCCAGACGGGCCGCCGTGGTTGTGCCGCTGCTGGTATAAGCCTGATTCAGGCCGTAAATTTGGGTGCTGTAATTGAATCGGCTGACGCTGCCGCTCAGCAGCCAGTAGCCGAAAGGGATGGAAAACAGTCCGGAAAAGCTGTCGCTGTAACCCTCCCACGGATTGCCGAATTGTCCGGCTATGCGCGGCATGGAGCTTGTCCAGTACAGGGCGATCTGATCGTTGCAGCCCAGAAAATTGTCCTTCTCAAACCCCAGGGTATACTGGGTGAGGCCTGTGGTCTCCTGCCCGAGATTGTCCACCCCGGCCGAAAGCCGCTAGGTGCGCTGCTGCACGTTGTTGATCAGCACCCGGCTGGAACCCGCCTCCGCGCCGGGCTCAATGCGCATGGAAGCATTATTGGAGGGCAGGCGGTTGAGCTGGTCCAGTCCTTGCTCGATGTCGCGCAGTTGTAGCACCGAACCCTTCACGCCGGGGAAGATGGTCAGAAACTGTCTGGGCTGCATGGTGGAAGCGGCATCCGGCCCGATGCTCTCCACCCGCCCCTCAATGATTTTGATGACCAGTACGCCCTGACTGAGATCCTGCGGCCCCAGTACGGCCCGCGAAGTGACGTAGCCGCGTTCCACATAGGCGTTGGTCAGCTTTTGCAGCACGGCATTGATGCCGTCCAGGTTGAGGCATTGGCCCTCATAGGGGGAGACCAGTTTGCGCATCGCCGTTTCGGAAAGCAGGCGCGCGCCTTCCACCCGGATGGAGCGCACGGTCACGCAGGGACCGCCGGGACGCAACGCCTCGGTTCCCCTGGGCGCGACCTCCACAGCGGGCGGCGGCGTCAGCAACTGCCGGCGTTGCCGGGCCTCCTGCTCGCGCAGGCGCTGCTCATACGGTTGGGCCGCGCGAGCGGGCTGATCGAACGGCGTGGTTGGTCCGGCGGCCTTGACGGCTGCCGGAAACAATTGCGCTGCCAAGACCGCCGGAAACAGCATGACAAGCAGAATCTTGCACATATGTAAGCATAAAAATGTAAGACTTAAAAGTAAATATAAGTAAATTTATTTTAATTGTAACTTGCTGATTATAAATATAAATTTATGGATTCATTGGCAATTTTTTGTTGCCGGACTAGCGAAAAATCCCCCGGACGGGAGCCGCTCATTACATAGTTGCAATCATATTCGGCTGATACCCCTGTGGCAACCCATGTCGGCATATTTGCGGCGCTCTGGAAACATCAAGAAAAACAGACGGTAGAAGTGAGCCTTAATGTCGCAGGCAAGAAAGGGCTTCCGGGTGCGGCTCCGGCTGATAGACATATCCGGAGGGAGTGCATTGTGAAAAACTTCTTGACTTTGAAATTCATTTTCAATTAAAAAGGGGAAAGACAAATTTGCAATGAACGGTTCTTTTCGCCACGGGGGTCAGCGGGAAGGCCATAGCCAGGAGAAAAGCTATGTGCGTTACCTTGATCGGCGGCATGGACAGGCTGAAGCCCGAGTATATGGCGGCGGCCAAAGAAGGCGGGCACAGCCTCAAGTGCATCAGTCGCAATGAGCGTAATTTTGTGGAAAAAATCGGCAACCCGGACGCGGTGATCGTATTCACCAACAAGATTTCCCACGAGGCCAAGCGCAAAGCCATGCAACTGGCGCGCTCGCGCAATATCCCCATTCACATGGTTCATTCCTGCGGGGTGTCGTCCTTGCGGGAGTGCCTGCGTTCGTCATGATCGCTTGACATTTCGTGAACAAGTGGCTAGTTCATTTCGGAAATGAATTTCATTTTTATGGAGTCCCGGCAATGAGAGCGATCAGGAAGGTGGATTGCGGGCGGCGGAAAGGATCTGACGCCGGACACGCCGGAGGGGAGGTTTGGGCATGAGTGCGGTGAGACAGTTCAAAGCGGTGGAGGAAATGCAGGGCGGAGCGCCCGGAGCGGTGCGCATTGCGCTGGCGGGCAATCCCAACTGCGGCAAAACCACGGTCTTCAACGGCTATACCGGGGCTCGCCAGCATGTGGGCAACTATCCCGGCGTCACGGTGGACAGAAAAGAGGGGCGTTTTGTTTTCAACGGCGAGTCCGTGACCCTGGTGGACCTGCCCGGCACCTACAGCCTGACCGCCTATTCCCAGGAAGAACTGGTGGCCCGTCGTGAACTCGCGGGCAACAATGTGCAGGCCGTCATTGACGTGGTGGATTCCTCCACTCTGGAACGGAACCTGCTGCTGACCGTGCAGATGCTGGAAATGGGCATGCCCGTGGTGCTGGCCTGCAATATGATGGACGAAGCCCGCGCCGCGGGCATCCACATTGACATGGAACGGCTGGGCCGACTGCTCGGCATCCCGGTACTGCCCATGGTGGCCCGCACGGGCGAGGGCTTGAAAAAAGCGCTGGAAACGGCGATCAGCCTGGCTCGTGAAGACAAGCGGGAGCCGTTGCGGCTTTCCTACGGCTCGGATCTGGACGGCCTGATCGTCACGCTGGAGAAGAAAATAAGCGAAGGCGGCCTGCTGGCCCGGCAGTATCATCCGCACTGGGTGGCCCTCAAGCTGGTGGAAGGCGACGAGGAAATCCGCTCGGAAGCGGCGGCGGCCAATGCCTCCCTGACCGCCGAACTGGAAGAACTCTGCAAAAAGACCACGTCCCACGTGCGCAGCACGCTCAACGTCAGCATGGAATCCGTCATCACGGACTGCCGCTACGGCTATATCCGCAGCCTGCTCCGCGACGGCATCATCCAGCAGGACCCCGGCAAGGACCGGCTGGCGCTTTCTGACAAGCTGGACAAGGTGCTCACCAACACCTTCCTGGGCCCGCTGATCATGATCGGCGTGCTCTATATGGTCTTCCAGGTCACTTTTGCCCTGGGCGCGTATCCCCAGGGCTGGGTGGAGGACGGCTTCGCCTGGCTGGGCGAGTTCTGCACCAGTGTCATGCCCGAAGGTCTGGCCCAATCCCTGGTTGTGGACGGCATCATCGCCGGTGTGGGCGGCGTGGTCAGCTTCGTGCCCCTGATCCTGATCATGTTCGCGCTCATCGCCTTTATGGAAGACAGCGGTTATATGGCGCGCGTGGCATATATGATGGACCGCATCTTCCGCTTTTTCGGCCTGCACGGGGCCTCGGTGATGCCCTATATCATTTCCGGCGGCATTGCGGGCGGCTGCGCCATTCCCGGCGTCATGGCCACGCGCACCCTGCGCAGCCCCAAGGAAAAACTGGCGACCCTGCTGACCCTGCCGTACATGACTTGCGGGGCCAAGCTGCCGGTCTTTCTGCTGCTGGCCGGCGCGTTCTTCCCGGAGAGCGCCGCCACAGTCATGTTTATGGTTATGATCGTCGGCTGGGTGGCGGCTCTGGTGGTGGCCCGGCTGCTGCGCTCCTCCATCGTCAAGGGAGAGGCCACGCCTTTTGTCATGGAACTGCCGCCGTACCGCCTGCCCACACTCTTCAGCCTGCTGCTGCACTGCTGGGAACGGGCCTGGATGTACCTGAAAAAGGCCGGTACCGTGCTGGTGGCCATTTCCATCGTGATCTGGGCCGGTATGACCTTTCCCTCCCTGCCGGAGGAAATGGCCGCGCCTTTTGAACAGAAAATTGAACAGATCCAGGGCCGGGTTGACGCCCTGCCCGAAGGCGCGGAGGAACGCGCCGCCCTTGAGGAAGATCTGGCCCAGGCCCGGAATACTCTGGGCGAGGAAAAGCTGGCCTATTCCGCGGCCGGGCGGCTGGGCCGTCTGGTGCAGCCCGTGACCGAGCCCGCCGGTTTTGACTGGCGCACGGACATCGCCCTGCTGGCGGGCATTGCCGCCAAGGAGGCCGTGGTGGCCACCATGGGCACCGCCTGGGCTCTGGGCGATCAGGATCCCGAAGACGCCGCGCCCCTGGCCGAGCGCCTCAAGAGCGATCCTTCCTGGTCCAAGGCCACGGCCCTGTCGCTGATGCTCTTTGTGCTGCTCTATTCGCCCTGCTTCGTGGCCCTGGTGGTCATCCGGCAGGAGGCCGGAAGCTGGGGCTGGGTGGCCTTCAGCATCCTGTTCAATACGCTGCTGGCCTATGTCGTGGCCGTGGCCGCCTATCAGGTCGGCCGGACAGTCTGGGGGTAAGAACATGAAGCGCCGCGTCCCGTGACTTCTGGAACGCGGCCGCGCTGACGGCCCGCGCCGCATGCCTTGACAAAGGTTGTGCGGCGCGGGCATTGTTTTATCACAGCCCGGCCGCCGCCGGTCCGACGGCGTGGCCGGGATAACGCATTGTTTCCGGCTGGTCCGGGCGAGGAGGGCGCATGGGTACTCGGACCGGAGCCTGTCTGCTGCTCATCATGCTCGTTTCCCTCTGTTTCTGTCCCGGCGCGCGCGCCTGGGACGCCTATGTGGTGCGGGTGGAAGACGGCAACACCATTTCGGTCAGCGAACGGCCGGGCAGGGAGGAGCCCACTGTCATCCTCCGTTTT contains these protein-coding regions:
- a CDS encoding DUF2325 domain-containing protein — protein: MCVTLIGGMDRLKPEYMAAAKEGGHSLKCISRNERNFVEKIGNPDAVIVFTNKISHEAKRKAMQLARSRNIPIHMVHSCGVSSLRECLRSS
- a CDS encoding POTRA domain-containing protein, yielding MCKILLVMLFPAVLAAQLFPAAVKAAGPTTPFDQPARAAQPYEQRLREQEARQRRQLLTPPPAVEVAPRGTEALRPGGPCVTVRSIRVEGARLLSETAMRKLVSPYEGQCLNLDGINAVLQKLTNAYVERGYVTSRAVLGPQDLSQGVLVIKIIEGRVESIGPDAASTMQPRQFLTIFPGVKGSVLQLRDIEQGLDQLNRLPSNNASMRIEPGAEAGSSRVLINNVQQRT
- the feoB gene encoding ferrous iron transport protein B; this translates as MSAVRQFKAVEEMQGGAPGAVRIALAGNPNCGKTTVFNGYTGARQHVGNYPGVTVDRKEGRFVFNGESVTLVDLPGTYSLTAYSQEELVARRELAGNNVQAVIDVVDSSTLERNLLLTVQMLEMGMPVVLACNMMDEARAAGIHIDMERLGRLLGIPVLPMVARTGEGLKKALETAISLAREDKREPLRLSYGSDLDGLIVTLEKKISEGGLLARQYHPHWVALKLVEGDEEIRSEAAAANASLTAELEELCKKTTSHVRSTLNVSMESVITDCRYGYIRSLLRDGIIQQDPGKDRLALSDKLDKVLTNTFLGPLIMIGVLYMVFQVTFALGAYPQGWVEDGFAWLGEFCTSVMPEGLAQSLVVDGIIAGVGGVVSFVPLILIMFALIAFMEDSGYMARVAYMMDRIFRFFGLHGASVMPYIISGGIAGGCAIPGVMATRTLRSPKEKLATLLTLPYMTCGAKLPVFLLLAGAFFPESAATVMFMVMIVGWVAALVVARLLRSSIVKGEATPFVMELPPYRLPTLFSLLLHCWERAWMYLKKAGTVLVAISIVIWAGMTFPSLPEEMAAPFEQKIEQIQGRVDALPEGAEERAALEEDLAQARNTLGEEKLAYSAAGRLGRLVQPVTEPAGFDWRTDIALLAGIAAKEAVVATMGTAWALGDQDPEDAAPLAERLKSDPSWSKATALSLMLFVLLYSPCFVALVVIRQEAGSWGWVAFSILFNTLLAYVVAVAAYQVGRTVWG